A window of Cryptomeria japonica chromosome 3, Sugi_1.0, whole genome shotgun sequence contains these coding sequences:
- the LOC131064910 gene encoding uncharacterized protein LOC131064910 isoform X1 yields the protein MGAKVQCNNSLQFFDSNKDVWEDVKTKKNFGDAWPDYGTGMMLRTNQSCSIFKQDTMEKCSEYDKESLKQTMLKHEKIFRSQVRELHRLYEVQKSLMDDLRRKDFSSSAFSPTRRSGELLFHFGPEQQTSKDKRNLWDFLDGSVREKDNRGRSHPTLGTDNMQTPGSGLVDHNTLIVLNSKENNGGFKDFNRLQPIRATPRRFDLEQPADEYVDDEAVDELREDPLLKREIHGNGKESNFFKFQSDVEPESDLQLTLSTGWEKSKKKDDRPNGTLLDMGFHNKEREEAKEAKHSRFNEDSTLFSAASSRADAHVQEDLEKKRSVLPSQRYFGAPWGLGQDYQRHEDHRAEWKKFSIEPEKRKENSQSLDIEAGERSTQENPKEPHWIFQGQGSSTAIL from the exons ATGGGAGCCAAAGTGCAATGCAATAACTCTTTGCAATTTTTTGATTCCAACAAGGATGTATGGGAAgatgtcaaaacaaaaaaaaacttcggAGATGCTTGGCCAGACTACGGCACAGGGATGATGTTGAGAACAAATCAGTCTTGCAGCATTTTTAAGCAAGATACAATGGAAAAATGTTCAGAATATGATAAGGAAAGTCTGAAGCAAACTATGCTTAAACATGAAAAAATATTCAGATCACAG GTCCGCGAGCTCCATCGTCTATATGAAGTCCAAAAGAGCCTCATGGATGATCTTAGAAGGAAAGATTTCTCCTCATCAGCTTTTTCACCAACAAGGAGATCAGGAGAGCTTCTGTTTCATTTTGGGCCAGAACAGCAGACATCAAAAGATAAACGGAATCTTTGGGATTTTCTTGATGGGTCTGTGAGAGAAAAAGACAACAGAGGTCGTAGCCATCCTACTTTGGGCACAGACAACATGCAAACTCCTGGGTCTGGTCTAGTTGATCATAATACTCTGATTGTGTTGAACTCAAAGGAAAACAATGGTGGATTTAAAGACTTTAACAGGTTACAGCCTATCAGAGCCACACCTCGACGTTTTGATCTTGAACAGCCAGCTGATGAATATGTAGATGATGAAGCTGTGGATGAGCTTCGAGAGGATCCACTTTTAAAAAGGGAAATCCATGGTAATGGAAAGGAGTCAAACTTCTTCAAGTTTCAGTCTGATGTAGAGCCTGAAAGTGACTTGCAGCTTACTCTTAGTACTGGGTGGgagaaaagcaaaaagaaagatgACAGGCCGAATGGAACACTTTTAGATATGGGTTTCCataacaaagaaagagaagaagcaaAGGAAGCCAAACATTCGAGATTTAATGAGGATTCAACACTTTTTTCTGCAGCTTCTAGTAGGGCTGATGCTCATGTTCAAGAAGATCTTGAAAAAAAGAGGTCTGTTCTGCCAAGTCAAAGATATTTTGGAGCACCATGGGGATTAGGTCAGGACTATCAGAGACATGAAGATCACAGAGCTGAGTGGAAAAAGTTTTCGATTGAGCCTGAGAAGAGAAAGGAGAACAGCCAATCCCTTGATATAGAAGCGGGTGAGAGGTCCACACAAGAAAATCCAAAAGAACCACATTGGATTTTTCAG GGCCAGGGTTCATCAACAGCAATACTCTAA
- the LOC131064910 gene encoding uncharacterized protein LOC131064910 isoform X2: MGAKVQCNNSLQFFDSNKDVWEDVKTKKNFGDAWPDYGTGMMLRTNQSCSIFKQDTMEKCSEYDKESLKQTMLKHEKIFRSQVRELHRLYEVQKSLMDDLRRKDFSSSAFSPTRRSGELLFHFGPEQQTSKDKRNLWDFLDGSVREKDNRGRSHPTLGTDNMQTPGSGLVDHNTLIVLNSKENNGGFKDFNRLQPIRATPRRFDLEQPADEYVDDEAVDELREDPLLKREIHGNGKESNFFKFQSDVEPESDLQLTLSTGWEKSKKKDDRPNGTLLDMGFHNKEREEAKEAKHSRFNEDSTLFSAASSRADAHVQEDLEKKRSVLPSQRYFGAPWGLGQDYQRHEDHRAEWKKFSIEPEKRKENSQSLDIEAGERSTQENPKEPHWIFQVLSLNRI; this comes from the exons ATGGGAGCCAAAGTGCAATGCAATAACTCTTTGCAATTTTTTGATTCCAACAAGGATGTATGGGAAgatgtcaaaacaaaaaaaaacttcggAGATGCTTGGCCAGACTACGGCACAGGGATGATGTTGAGAACAAATCAGTCTTGCAGCATTTTTAAGCAAGATACAATGGAAAAATGTTCAGAATATGATAAGGAAAGTCTGAAGCAAACTATGCTTAAACATGAAAAAATATTCAGATCACAG GTCCGCGAGCTCCATCGTCTATATGAAGTCCAAAAGAGCCTCATGGATGATCTTAGAAGGAAAGATTTCTCCTCATCAGCTTTTTCACCAACAAGGAGATCAGGAGAGCTTCTGTTTCATTTTGGGCCAGAACAGCAGACATCAAAAGATAAACGGAATCTTTGGGATTTTCTTGATGGGTCTGTGAGAGAAAAAGACAACAGAGGTCGTAGCCATCCTACTTTGGGCACAGACAACATGCAAACTCCTGGGTCTGGTCTAGTTGATCATAATACTCTGATTGTGTTGAACTCAAAGGAAAACAATGGTGGATTTAAAGACTTTAACAGGTTACAGCCTATCAGAGCCACACCTCGACGTTTTGATCTTGAACAGCCAGCTGATGAATATGTAGATGATGAAGCTGTGGATGAGCTTCGAGAGGATCCACTTTTAAAAAGGGAAATCCATGGTAATGGAAAGGAGTCAAACTTCTTCAAGTTTCAGTCTGATGTAGAGCCTGAAAGTGACTTGCAGCTTACTCTTAGTACTGGGTGGgagaaaagcaaaaagaaagatgACAGGCCGAATGGAACACTTTTAGATATGGGTTTCCataacaaagaaagagaagaagcaaAGGAAGCCAAACATTCGAGATTTAATGAGGATTCAACACTTTTTTCTGCAGCTTCTAGTAGGGCTGATGCTCATGTTCAAGAAGATCTTGAAAAAAAGAGGTCTGTTCTGCCAAGTCAAAGATATTTTGGAGCACCATGGGGATTAGGTCAGGACTATCAGAGACATGAAGATCACAGAGCTGAGTGGAAAAAGTTTTCGATTGAGCCTGAGAAGAGAAAGGAGAACAGCCAATCCCTTGATATAGAAGCGGGTGAGAGGTCCACACAAGAAAATCCAAAAGAACCACATTGGATTTTTCAGGTTTTGAGCCTAAACAGGATTTGA